TTTCAGGTCGTTTCTTTTAGGCGTCAGTAACTGAACTGAAAAGATAACCAGTTTCTGAATACCTCGCAACAGTGTAGCTGAGGAAATCCTTGAAATGGTCTACGAAGCACTAAAATATTGCTTTGATGGTCAAACTAATCAGGGACTCTGAAATCCTTGAATAAAGTACAACTCTATATGCATACAGTCTCATAGTCAATCTTTATAACATTTACCTACCTTTATAACATCTATACAGCCAAGAATTCCAAAATTGCTTTAGTTGAAATGGTGATTCATCGTCGGTAACACTGTTCAGGCCAGCGCAACGGGAGTTTTTTTGGACACTGGGTCGTCCTCGCTTACCACTGTATCGTCCCCAtacttcttccaagtattGTAACCATAGTTGTCATTGCGGTAGAAGGAGTTTCGATCATAATGGGTAAGCTTTTGcccattcttcaatctttgtACTAAGTCAGGATTAGAGGTCCAATATCTGCCTGCACCAATCAATGTTCTATCGTTTGCATTGACATCCCTAATTAGCGTGGGGTATCCTGGGTTGGAAAGATAGGTTCCAGAACGCACAACCACACCTTTCCAGATATCAAGGACGAAGTCATTGCTGGCAATACCCTTTCTCTTGGCCTCTTCTGCTGAGACGTCAATAATACCACTCACTCTGGGTTCCACAATCGAAATGTATGCTAATCTGTTTCCCTGTTTTGCCCGTTTTTCAAGCTCTGAAAGGACGTATCCATAGAGAACAATTGGATGAGGGTCACCATTGACTCCTGCAGAACCTTGAAATTCAGCCCAGGGAGAAAGCCTAATTGCTAACTTTTCAGCGCCAACGGTATCgatcaaaagatcaatcaCTTCAAGCAAAAATCTGGCTCTGTTTTCAATAGTACCTCCATATTGATCGGTTCGTTCATTTACACCCTTCCCTTGCAAGAATTGGTCGAATAGGTATCCGTGAGCACCATGTACTTCGAT
This is a stretch of genomic DNA from Komagataella phaffii GS115 chromosome 3, complete sequence. It encodes these proteins:
- a CDS encoding Widely conserved NADPH oxidoreductase containing flavin mononucleotide (FMN), which codes for MTVPDLKETNLFKPIKVGNVNLTTRVTFAPTTRTRATDDFIPSQLQLQYYGDRSKDNGGLIITEATFVSKQGGLYENVPGIWSERQAKAWRAITDKVHENNTAISVQLWNLGRVASPKLAKEHGLKLLGPSAFYESEASEKAAQEAGIEIQAATIEDIENFKKEYVVAAKLAVEVAGFDFIEVHGAHGYLFDQFLQGKGVNERTDQYGGTIENRARFLLEVIDLLIDTVGAEKLAIRLSPWAEFQGSAGVNGDPHPIVLYGYVLSELEKRAKQGNRLAYISIVEPRVSGIIDVSAEEAKRKGIASNDFVLDIWKGVVVRSGTYLSNPGYPTLIRDVNANDRTLIGAGRYWTSNPDLVQRLKNGQKLTHYDRNSFYRNDNYGYNTWKKYGDDTVVSEDDPVSKKTPVALA